aatgGGAGGGGATAGGTAATTGATTATTCCTAAGATAGTAATAAGTTATTATGGTAGTAACCGGTTACCCTAAGATGTTAAGAAATAACGTCGATTCTTTTATGAAAATcttaattttgaaggccccatcgaatTGGTATCGAGCAACAATCaagcaaagtcaattttctacagATTTCATAATTTTATatctgaaaaataactcaaaaatcatgtccaAGTCGATGGTtgttcgatggtgttcgatgccaacccgatggggccttcaaaatcaagatttcaaTGAAAAAATCGACATTGATCGATGGTGGcacgatggttgctcgatggtggttcgatgtaattcttgtaagagacataatttttcactcaggtatccatttggggtgattttttttttttttttggtatttttttagaTCTATatgttttagatgttcacatacataAAGTTTtgaacttgaaaacatacaaaaacatatcttgaacataaggtatgttttacattttgtattttttttttcaagatttatattTCTCAAATGTGtgtatacacatctcaaacgagtagatcttgaaaaaaatactcaaaataaaaaaaaatcactccaaacggacacccgagtgaaaaattaggtattttgcaagaattgcatcgaacaccatcgaaccactattgagcaacatcaattttttcatgaaaatcttgattttgaaggccccatcgagctgacaTCAAGTACTATCGAAtcacgtcgattttctgcagatttcaaaatttcagatctgaaaaaaaaatcacaaaaaaacctaaaaatcatgttcagatctgttcgaaatgtagtattttagtgtcctaagtgaggAATATTTGTCATTAtattgagttctcttatattttaccttattcgtagattttttttttttagagaaaaagtTAAGAGGAATGAGTTGAAGGAAAAAGAGAGAAGACAGAAGAGGAAGTAGATGGAAAAAATTATGAATGAGGTAATttggatattattaaaaaaattaacaattttttttaaatgatttaaatactaatattttttttacttagaaCTCCTCGCtaacattaagcataaaaactcaaatttgccgaggttagatatttttttttttaaatggaggTAATTATGTGTAATAAGTGTGACAAAAAAGTATTTACGTGGTTATCCCCTTCTTCTCCCTCACTGGTTCGGGCCAGGCTCGACTCGACTCAGAAACTTCGCTACAACTATTTGTTTCTCAgtctttctcttcttctaatttGTCAAAAACAAAATGGCCGAGCGACAAGCAGTTGATCAGCAGAATCAACCAGATCCGCCATTGCAATCCAATCCAGCTCCAAAGGAAGATATGCTTACTTGTCTCGTTGCTTTAGAAGCTGCTTTGCTGCCATGCTTACCTGCTAGAGAACTCCAGGCAATTGACCGTTCACCCCATCCTTCTCATCAGAGTTAGTCCCTTCTTTTATTGCTTCTCTCTTGATTCTAAGCTTGCAATTATGTTTTCTTATCAATAAAAATTGTGGCAGTGAAAGAGAAAAGGGAAGGAGTTTGTATGTAAATTTGTAAAAAATGTGttgaatgtatatatttttaaatttgataaTTTCCTAATAAATTGCAACCCAtgcatacaattttttttaatgggtTGAATTATTATATACAAATTAGGTTTTGAATGTTCCGTCCAATTTTGGGTTATCTTCCAAATTATGGCAAAGAAGTTTTCCATTGGTAGTATACCATTGAAGAAGCTGAGTGTTACTGGAAGTCTTAGGACTAAAAATTCTGAAAGGAATAAAGATGTGTTGGTGTTGCTACATAATATACTTGTCctcttttttattataatatttgggaGGCATAAAACATTTCCTTAGATGCCCATGGGGAAGCGAACCCCAGATATCACGAGAGCAATTGCTATAAAGGTGCTTTGGTTGTTATAAATTTAGTTAGAGGCTATAATGTTATTTGTTTCATTTGGTCCAATGCCAAAGATTGAATACAATTTAGTTACGTGCATTTTGAGTTTTGAGAATGTTGAGGCTCAATTATCCATCCGGGTGTACTCAAACTGGGGGTGACCCTCACTTTCGATGTGTCATTGTAAAGGTTGAATCTTTGTGATTTGGGTTTTACCTCTCTTTTGCTGTACTTGCATTTTTTGCTTTATATTTGGGGTGAGAAAAAAATGGTTTCATGAGTTGTTCTGCACTTTTTCCTGTTGGTAAATTACATGTAATCGTTGCTTTTGCTCGCTTGTAGTGTTGTAGACCGTTTTCCGGACTTGCTATACACACCTTCAACTGTATTTTAGGCATGCTTTAATGGTGTGTGTTTGTTATTATTCAGTTGATGTGGAAAGGCATGCCAGAGACTTTATGGAGGCTGCTAAAAAGCTTCAACTCCATTTGATTGGCCTGCAACGTGAGGATGAACCAAGTAGGGCTGAAACACTGAGGAAGGTGATTGCATGATTGTATTGGTCAGCCATTTTTCTGGGGTATGCAAGTCTATTCAGTAATTTAACTTTTGTGTGCCTGTCATGCTTTACAGGAGATTGCTGTGATGGAAGAAGAATTGAAAGTTAAAACCGAGCTTATCAATAGACATGAGAAATTGATTCAAGGGTGGAGAAAGGAGTTGAAAGACCAACTAGACAAACACCTAACTGAATTGGAGAGGGTATAGCTGATGGCCAACAGGTTAAACAATGTAGAGAGAGATATTGGTGGGTGGATGTGTGAATTCAAGCATCTTTTGGAAGGGGCTTAGGAGgctttaattttaacttaattatgACTTGCGCAAGTTGTCAACGACATACTTTTATCTGCCGTTTGTACAACTTGTAGAGCATTTTGTTCAGCATTGTTAGAATCCAAAGTGTTGTCGGATCCACAGAGAGGAAGGATTGTATGTTTATGTTTAGGATTGAATCGGCTTTTCTTTGTTGACAGTCTGGTTTTGTGTATTTATTGTAACAACAAGAACAAAAATTAGATACAGAGACCTTAGCTTTCGCTCTTTCAGGCCTTGTTGCTCAGCGAAACCTAAGGAATTCACATTTCATTAACAGATTGGAAACAAATTTTGAAGTTCGATTATGTGAAAGTCATATGTGGACAAAGACAATGTTTCTTTATTTTAAGGGGGAAAGAGAGCCTTCTAACTTACTACAAAGTTACAATATTTTATTCTAACAAAGTTACAGAATGCTCATTAGAAATTTATTAGGCTCTCTCTTgcctttatatatttatattatatactaTTGGCAAGCATAATGATTTATATACCACAATAAAGATAAGACCTCTAGAGTTACAAAAGTGGTGTTTCAAAAGTAATTTACACATTGCTGTAATATATTTTGGACTTATTGGAGATACATTaccttgaatttgtttaattggGTCTGATTGGAAGTGAGTTGGGAGAGAAATGAAAAAAGTACACAATGTTACCTCCACTCCGAAGGTCACACTTGCCCTCCAAAAGCCATTCGTGAGAGGCTGACCACTATGCTCTCGCTTCGAGCCTTTATTCGTAAAAGGATGGCTTGAGACCAAGATCCCACC
The genomic region above belongs to Humulus lupulus chromosome 1, drHumLupu1.1, whole genome shotgun sequence and contains:
- the LOC133795444 gene encoding mediator of RNA polymerase II transcription subunit 28; the protein is MAERQAVDQQNQPDPPLQSNPAPKEDMLTCLVALEAALLPCLPARELQAIDRSPHPSHQIDVERHARDFMEAAKKLQLHLIGLQREDEPSRAETLRKEIAVMEEELKVKTELINRHEKLIQGWRKELKDQLDKHLTELERV